The proteins below are encoded in one region of Anaerosporomusa subterranea:
- the mobB gene encoding molybdopterin-guanine dinucleotide biosynthesis protein B, protein MIPVISFVGYSNSGKTTVLTQVVRELKSRGYRIAVIKHDAHGFDIDVPGKDTAKHAEAGADIVCISSANKLAYIEARQAEIPLDEVIHRIQDVDVIFTEGYKRENKPKVEVFRLAAGQPPLGPSPDLLATISDTPLYPDVRHFCPEQISLLADFLEVSFLQVNKDMSDNE, encoded by the coding sequence ATGATTCCCGTCATTTCCTTTGTTGGTTATTCTAACAGCGGCAAAACTACAGTTTTGACTCAGGTTGTGCGTGAGCTGAAGTCGCGCGGCTATCGAATCGCGGTGATTAAGCATGACGCGCATGGCTTTGACATTGATGTTCCTGGCAAAGACACCGCAAAGCATGCTGAGGCTGGCGCGGATATTGTCTGTATTAGCTCAGCGAATAAGCTAGCCTATATCGAAGCCCGGCAGGCAGAAATACCGCTTGATGAAGTGATTCATCGTATCCAGGACGTTGATGTGATTTTCACAGAAGGCTATAAGCGAGAGAACAAGCCAAAGGTTGAGGTGTTCCGCTTGGCGGCGGGCCAGCCTCCATTAGGGCCTAGTCCAGATTTATTGGCAACAATATCTGATACACCCTTATATCCAGATGTACGGCATTTTTGTCCAGAACAAATTTCTCTGCTGGCCGATTTTCTAGAAGTCAGCTTTCTGCAAGTTAACAAAGATATGTCTGACAACGAATAG
- the pfkA gene encoding 6-phosphofructokinase encodes MQKIGVLTSGGDAPGMNAAVRAVVRKAIYHGVEVVGIKRGFAGFIEGDMAPMNRSSVADIIQRGGTVLRTSRSEEFRTPEGRALAFENVERYGLQGLVVIGGDGSFRGAKLFAEEYDIPVIVIPGTIDNDINGTDYSIGFDTAVNTAVGAIDKIRDTATSHERTFVIEVMGRDSGFIALSAGLAGGAETVIIPEQPVDVDVICKKVSKGFKQGKLHSIIVVAEGAIRGIELAKQIKLQTGFECKPTILGHLLRGGSPTVFDRDLASRMGAKAVELLLSKVSCQMVGTLRGDIIGVDFCEVISVKKPIDLEMYRLVDILAI; translated from the coding sequence TTGCAAAAGATTGGCGTTTTAACAAGCGGTGGTGACGCACCTGGCATGAATGCTGCAGTGCGGGCCGTCGTTAGGAAGGCTATCTATCACGGGGTAGAGGTGGTGGGGATTAAGCGCGGCTTTGCTGGCTTTATCGAAGGTGATATGGCGCCGATGAACCGCAGTTCGGTAGCTGATATCATTCAAAGAGGCGGCACGGTTCTACGCACTTCTCGGTCTGAAGAATTCCGCACTCCGGAAGGACGAGCGCTTGCGTTTGAGAATGTAGAACGCTATGGCTTGCAAGGCTTGGTTGTCATTGGTGGTGACGGCTCATTCCGGGGAGCGAAATTGTTTGCCGAGGAATACGACATTCCGGTTATTGTGATCCCTGGAACGATTGATAATGATATTAATGGCACAGATTACTCCATCGGCTTTGACACTGCAGTCAATACCGCAGTTGGCGCAATTGATAAAATTCGCGATACTGCAACCTCGCATGAGAGAACTTTCGTGATCGAGGTCATGGGGCGTGATTCAGGCTTTATCGCTCTGTCAGCCGGTCTCGCTGGCGGCGCGGAGACGGTAATTATCCCTGAACAGCCGGTTGATGTTGACGTTATCTGTAAGAAAGTCAGCAAAGGCTTTAAGCAGGGTAAGCTTCATTCCATTATCGTTGTGGCTGAAGGTGCAATCAGGGGTATTGAATTAGCGAAACAGATTAAGCTGCAGACCGGCTTTGAATGCAAGCCGACTATTCTCGGTCACTTACTCAGAGGTGGCAGTCCGACTGTGTTTGATCGTGATTTAGCCAGTCGTATGGGCGCGAAAGCTGTAGAACTGCTCTTAAGCAAGGTCAGTTGCCAAATGGTTGGCACGCTCAGAGGCGATATCATCGGCGTTGACTTTTGTGAAGTGATTTCGGTAAAGAAACCTATCGATTTGGAGATGTATCGATTGGTGGATATATTAGCAATCTAG
- a CDS encoding MBL fold metallo-hydrolase, translating into MVDEIVTGIYRIEVPLPKNPLKYINSYLVRGTERCLLVDTGLNRPECLEALRNGLAELNVDMNQTDIFITHMHADHSGLVGVLKNTGNRAYASALDGNVINHFGREHWDRLATCAKHQGFDPDLLETAITRHPGFRGGNKDMIDFHFVSDGDVLEYGDFQFSCIAAPGHTAGHICLYEPNQRILFAGDNILNDITPNITAWAEHENPLAEYHASLDKLEKLAIDLVLPAHRTQIADWRARVAELKHHHELRLAEVETILRQGEFSAYQVAARMSWDIRCNSFDEFPVPQKWFATGEAIAHIRYLEEAGRVRRTVNDPIAFFKAV; encoded by the coding sequence GTGGTTGATGAAATAGTAACAGGCATATATCGAATCGAAGTTCCTTTGCCGAAGAATCCCTTGAAGTATATTAACTCGTATCTGGTAAGGGGAACCGAGCGGTGTTTGCTAGTCGATACTGGTCTTAACCGGCCGGAGTGCCTGGAGGCGCTGCGTAACGGCTTGGCTGAGCTAAACGTGGATATGAATCAGACCGATATTTTTATTACTCACATGCATGCCGATCACTCCGGTTTAGTCGGCGTGTTGAAAAATACTGGCAACCGCGCCTATGCCAGCGCTCTAGATGGCAATGTCATTAACCATTTCGGTCGTGAACATTGGGACCGTTTGGCAACTTGCGCTAAGCATCAGGGCTTTGATCCCGATCTACTGGAAACAGCAATTACCCGCCACCCGGGATTCCGTGGCGGCAACAAGGATATGATCGACTTCCACTTCGTCAGTGACGGCGATGTGTTAGAATACGGCGATTTTCAATTTAGTTGCATTGCTGCTCCTGGTCATACTGCCGGCCATATCTGCCTGTATGAGCCTAATCAACGAATATTGTTTGCTGGAGATAATATCTTAAATGATATCACCCCCAATATTACCGCTTGGGCTGAGCATGAAAATCCATTGGCTGAATATCACGCCAGTCTAGATAAGTTGGAAAAGCTTGCTATCGACCTCGTTTTGCCAGCTCACCGGACGCAGATTGCTGATTGGCGCGCCCGCGTTGCTGAACTTAAACACCACCATGAACTACGGTTGGCTGAAGTTGAGACCATCCTGCGCCAGGGAGAATTTAGCGCCTACCAAGTGGCGGCGAGGATGAGCTGGGACATTCGCTGCAATTCGTTTGACGAGTTTCCTGTACCGCAAAAATGGTTTGCCACCGGTGAGGCGATCGCCCATATTCGTTACCTAGAGGAAGCCGGACGGGTACGTCGGACGGTCAATGATCCGATAGCTTTTTTTAAGGCAGTATAA
- a CDS encoding dihydroorotase has protein sequence MSSFDLIISGGFVVDPFNQREGYFDIGIKDGLIAEVSPQLDPTLADELSDARGYCVMPGIIDLHTHMSSWLGGRYAHKMLALAGVTTALDMSGPVDSVLDIARDYGAGLTIASLNAVRPGHTVKSDNPNMAELDSLLGSSLRQGAIGLKLLGGHYPLTPEATARAITVANQQHAYIAFHAGTNQTGSTIEGCLEAIELAAGQSLHLAHVNSYCRGSIRPAMTETEEAIRALESNPRIISEAYISPFNGTNAKCSGGEPESLVTKRCLLTGGFPATEQGMEDAILAGWAHINLPAGGAMTLAVGQAGCDYWRKQNTDAAVSFPVNPAEPRFCLAAAKRKTGGFIVDAISTDGGGIPRNVIVELGLSLVKLQALTLAEFVTKTSTNPARILGLGNKGHFTPGADADISILDLERQKPRTAIAGGKVIMHAGYVSGQGSKIITTTTGADAVHARGLTPVIVDLAKSGFYQGRQ, from the coding sequence ATGAGCAGCTTTGACCTGATTATCAGCGGCGGGTTCGTGGTCGACCCATTTAACCAACGTGAAGGGTATTTTGACATTGGTATTAAAGATGGACTGATTGCTGAAGTATCACCCCAGCTTGATCCAACCTTAGCAGACGAGCTATCTGATGCGCGCGGCTATTGCGTAATGCCTGGCATCATCGACCTGCATACCCATATGTCATCCTGGCTGGGTGGTCGCTATGCTCATAAGATGTTAGCACTGGCCGGAGTTACGACCGCTCTCGATATGTCTGGCCCGGTTGACAGCGTGCTTGATATTGCACGTGACTACGGTGCAGGTCTGACAATTGCCAGTTTGAATGCAGTTCGACCCGGGCATACGGTAAAAAGCGATAATCCGAACATGGCTGAGTTGGACTCACTGTTGGGATCATCATTACGTCAAGGCGCCATCGGACTGAAACTCTTGGGCGGTCACTATCCGCTAACTCCAGAGGCAACGGCACGGGCCATCACTGTCGCCAACCAGCAACATGCCTATATTGCCTTCCATGCCGGGACTAACCAAACCGGTTCCACGATCGAAGGCTGCTTAGAGGCCATTGAGTTAGCGGCAGGTCAGTCATTGCATCTGGCCCATGTCAACAGCTACTGCCGGGGCTCAATCCGTCCTGCTATGACTGAAACCGAAGAAGCCATCCGCGCTCTGGAGTCCAATCCGCGGATTATTTCTGAAGCCTATATTTCTCCGTTTAATGGCACTAACGCCAAATGCAGCGGCGGTGAGCCGGAAAGCCTAGTCACCAAGCGCTGTCTATTAACCGGTGGCTTCCCAGCCACTGAGCAAGGCATGGAAGACGCAATCCTGGCCGGTTGGGCCCACATCAATCTCCCTGCCGGCGGGGCCATGACACTGGCAGTCGGGCAAGCAGGCTGTGACTATTGGCGAAAACAAAACACTGACGCGGCTGTCAGTTTCCCGGTCAACCCGGCCGAACCGCGATTTTGCCTAGCGGCGGCCAAGCGTAAAACCGGCGGGTTTATCGTAGACGCCATCAGTACTGACGGCGGCGGCATACCGCGCAACGTCATCGTAGAACTAGGTCTTTCCCTAGTTAAATTGCAGGCTCTGACTTTGGCTGAATTCGTCACCAAAACTAGCACCAACCCAGCTCGCATTTTGGGTCTTGGAAACAAAGGGCACTTCACTCCAGGCGCTGACGCCGATATCAGCATCCTTGATCTCGAACGTCAAAAACCTCGCACTGCTATCGCCGGCGGCAAAGTCATCATGCATGCCGGTTACGTCTCCGGCCAAGGCAGCAAAATCATCACCACCACCACCGGCGCAGACGCCGTCCACGCCCGAGGCCTGACGCCAGTCATCGTCGACTTGGCAAAAAGCGGTTTCTACCAAGGCCGGCAGTAG
- a CDS encoding DUF445 domain-containing protein, with protein MSGKNRYLATGTLGVTSLLYFAALPFAGSFTGGLAVSTFGAAMVGGLADWFAVSALFRKPLGIPWRTAVIPRNRERLFSMIVEMVQDELLAKDNIKRKIEEHDIPRVVLSYLDERGGAKTVKRMVHKLLSDILDKVDPQEVGRFIAKFVRQDAGVIQLSPLLRSIGEWTVQTGYDQKIISFVAVELGNIAATAEFRGLLAEFLERALSRYEADRRRRKLFNHIARLSPDNMAVFVQQRLVAWLADMKQADHPVQIALRQRLCRYLRRLELEPQAAQEWENYKNDLLAELDIVGLMQRSLDWLLRQVGEHPQQMAQWFRQADHWVDQLLIDFQADSVQQQKVSDIVKQALLNFIDAHHDKIGDLVRERLAQLSDAELVAFIEDKVGEDLQIIRVNGSIIGGFTGSMLYCLTFWL; from the coding sequence TTGTCTGGCAAAAACCGCTATCTGGCAACTGGGACGCTTGGCGTTACCAGTTTGTTGTATTTTGCTGCTTTGCCGTTCGCGGGCTCGTTTACCGGCGGCCTGGCTGTCAGTACATTCGGCGCGGCAATGGTTGGCGGGCTGGCAGACTGGTTCGCGGTAAGCGCCTTATTTCGCAAGCCGCTAGGCATTCCCTGGCGGACGGCAGTGATTCCGCGCAACCGGGAACGGCTGTTTTCCATGATTGTGGAAATGGTGCAAGATGAATTGTTGGCAAAAGATAATATTAAACGCAAGATTGAGGAACACGATATACCTCGCGTTGTTTTGAGCTATCTTGATGAGCGCGGTGGCGCCAAAACCGTTAAACGAATGGTACATAAACTGCTAAGTGATATACTTGATAAAGTTGATCCCCAAGAGGTAGGGCGGTTTATTGCTAAATTTGTCCGGCAGGACGCTGGCGTTATTCAGCTGTCGCCACTGCTGCGCAGTATTGGTGAATGGACAGTGCAAACCGGCTATGACCAAAAGATTATTAGCTTTGTCGCAGTTGAATTGGGCAACATCGCTGCAACAGCAGAATTCCGCGGCTTACTTGCAGAATTCTTGGAAAGGGCTTTGTCGCGTTACGAGGCAGACAGACGCAGGCGTAAACTCTTTAACCATATTGCCAGGCTCTCACCTGACAATATGGCCGTTTTTGTCCAGCAACGATTAGTTGCCTGGTTGGCAGACATGAAACAGGCAGACCATCCTGTACAGATAGCTCTGCGTCAACGCCTTTGCCGCTATCTACGGCGGCTGGAACTGGAACCGCAGGCAGCGCAAGAATGGGAGAACTACAAAAATGATCTGCTGGCTGAGCTCGATATTGTCGGCCTAATGCAAAGGTCTTTAGATTGGCTGCTGCGTCAGGTGGGCGAGCATCCGCAGCAGATGGCTCAATGGTTTCGGCAGGCTGATCACTGGGTTGATCAACTGTTGATAGATTTTCAGGCTGATTCTGTTCAACAGCAGAAAGTAAGTGACATAGTCAAACAGGCATTACTGAATTTCATTGATGCGCATCACGATAAAATTGGCGATTTGGTACGTGAGCGTCTGGCACAGCTCTCTGATGCTGAACTGGTAGCGTTCATCGAAGACAAAGTTGGCGAAGACCTGCAGATTATCAGGGTCAATGGTTCAATTATCGGCGGATTTACTGGCAGCATGCTGTACTGCCTGACATTTTGGCTATAG
- a CDS encoding DUF445 domain-containing protein — protein sequence MNRQKADKALAIAFTLFVTAVAVRWFYREAVWSQALFRMAEAALVGGVADWFAVTALFQRPLGVAFHTAIIPRNREKIVRAMSYMVQEEFLSRQSIQRHLQKIRLVSLLINWMESGGKQVVFRLLTRGLAAWLRNADRSRLVSTLAKVTQNRLRAIKFHCYATVLGRWLIHSGKADFFFNLVLTEAKQVAVRPSLRQEIYRFLNNATHQATGESTLGRLFGTFLRTFDFINLDEAADALYQRLLSELEALEQTHHPLRVWLNERLVQSLNELEHNPEWQQTLEQWKTGLVDRIPLEDILRPLVDGLLGSATEQNLGSIDESHTLIAGVLRFADRYWVALRQDTALQDWLERHLQEAASEVVLSEHSLIGELVGQAMGTLSDEELNVFIEDKVGEDLAWIRINGSVVGALAGLVVFFVGQYVYLPYIWPLLVGGR from the coding sequence ATGAATCGGCAAAAAGCGGATAAAGCGCTCGCAATCGCCTTTACCTTGTTTGTGACTGCGGTGGCTGTGCGTTGGTTTTACCGTGAGGCCGTCTGGTCTCAGGCATTATTTCGCATGGCGGAAGCTGCGCTGGTTGGAGGGGTGGCTGACTGGTTTGCGGTGACAGCATTGTTTCAAAGACCGCTGGGAGTTGCGTTTCATACGGCGATTATTCCCCGCAACCGGGAAAAAATTGTTAGAGCGATGTCCTATATGGTACAAGAGGAATTCCTCAGCCGTCAGTCTATTCAACGCCATTTGCAAAAGATCCGACTGGTCTCGCTGCTTATCAACTGGATGGAAAGCGGTGGGAAACAGGTAGTTTTTCGTCTGCTGACTCGAGGGCTGGCTGCTTGGCTGCGAAATGCGGATAGGTCCCGACTGGTGAGCACTCTGGCTAAAGTCACCCAAAATCGCCTGCGGGCAATCAAGTTTCACTGCTATGCGACTGTTCTGGGGCGCTGGCTGATTCATTCTGGCAAGGCCGATTTCTTTTTTAATCTAGTGTTGACAGAAGCAAAACAGGTAGCTGTCCGACCTTCGCTACGACAGGAGATTTATCGCTTTCTCAATAATGCTACTCACCAGGCGACTGGCGAAAGCACGCTCGGACGGCTATTTGGCACGTTTCTGCGAACCTTTGACTTTATTAATCTCGACGAGGCGGCAGATGCGCTTTATCAGCGGTTGTTGTCTGAATTAGAGGCACTGGAGCAGACGCATCACCCGCTTAGAGTGTGGCTTAACGAACGACTGGTGCAGTCGTTGAATGAATTAGAGCACAACCCAGAGTGGCAACAAACTCTCGAACAATGGAAAACCGGCTTAGTCGATCGAATTCCGCTTGAGGATATCTTGCGGCCGTTAGTTGATGGCTTGCTCGGATCGGCTACCGAGCAGAATCTGGGCAGCATTGATGAATCACATACGCTGATTGCCGGTGTGTTGCGATTCGCGGATAGGTACTGGGTAGCTTTGCGCCAGGATACCGCGCTACAAGATTGGCTTGAACGTCATTTGCAAGAAGCCGCTTCCGAGGTGGTGCTAAGTGAGCACAGCTTGATTGGCGAATTAGTCGGGCAAGCGATGGGGACGTTATCTGACGAGGAATTAAATGTATTTATTGAGGACAAGGTGGGCGAAGACTTGGCCTGGATTAGGATCAATGGTTCGGTTGTCGGCGCCTTGGCCGGTCTAGTAGTATTCTTTGTTGGTCAGTATGTATACCTACCCTATATCTGGCCGTTACTAGTGGGCGGGCGTTGA
- a CDS encoding PAS domain-containing protein: MQDLLKRHDLFRTLFQVMPTSVILVNIEGRVIAINSAGQKFFQIGDSEAYLRPGGEALRCVNAANPGDCGQTTFCQDCILRKSVKLAFEGQEISRNKGSFLAWHNGQPVRLDILVTATRLEYQGHNLALVIVEEISNITQLQGLLPICCSCHRIRNQEGNWTRLETFIEKHSEADFTHDLCPVCSEKAKQAAR, encoded by the coding sequence GTGCAGGATTTGTTGAAGCGGCATGATTTATTTAGAACACTGTTTCAGGTTATGCCTACATCAGTTATTCTAGTTAACATTGAGGGGCGAGTTATTGCCATTAATTCCGCCGGACAAAAGTTCTTTCAGATCGGTGACAGCGAAGCCTACCTGCGGCCTGGCGGTGAAGCTCTTCGCTGTGTGAATGCCGCGAACCCGGGAGACTGTGGACAAACTACCTTTTGTCAGGACTGTATTCTCCGCAAATCTGTCAAACTGGCTTTCGAGGGGCAGGAGATTTCCCGGAATAAAGGCAGTTTCCTTGCGTGGCATAATGGACAACCTGTCAGGCTGGATATTCTGGTGACGGCAACGCGACTGGAGTATCAAGGTCACAACCTCGCCTTGGTCATTGTTGAAGAAATATCAAATATCACCCAATTACAGGGGCTGCTACCTATCTGCTGCTCCTGCCATCGCATTCGTAACCAAGAGGGTAACTGGACTCGGCTCGAGACGTTCATCGAGAAACACTCAGAGGCAGACTTCACCCATGACCTGTGTCCTGTATGCTCAGAAAAGGCCAAGCAGGCTGCGCGCTGA
- a CDS encoding PhoH family protein has product MAKCYVLDTNVLLYSPSSIFAFSEHMVVIPEVVIEELDRFKKEATERGANSRQVSRLIDELRLQGNLLEGVDINQLGGILRLESNHMNTEMPPHWEREKADNRILQVCKGLLESGHQTILVSRDTNMRVKATILRIQAEDFRNDKVAKIDQQYTGRATVYTSSEVINQFHKDEANWLAPEKLCSYDESAGLVTAASLVTNQFLVIRSTDNDRHTALGRFDGQKVIHLRYRNRNPFGVTPRNVGQIFMQECLMLSAEEAPMVIIKGPAGTAKTFYSLAVGLYKYMEIRPREYHHLLICRPHAMLDEGIGFLPGSEAEKLEPYMRSIKDNLFTLMSGNSLVEEKEVAQAEDTVNMLFEKRIIQTEALAYQRGRSLQKYWVIFDEMQNSTPRQAKAVLTRSGLGTKIIMMGDPAQIDNPLLDSQSNGLSYAGEKMMGSKLCFQVTMLPEECERSPLAAEAAMRL; this is encoded by the coding sequence ATGGCCAAATGTTATGTGCTAGATACCAATGTTCTGCTCTATTCACCCAGTTCTATCTTTGCCTTCAGCGAGCACATGGTAGTGATTCCCGAAGTAGTGATTGAAGAACTCGATCGGTTTAAAAAAGAAGCCACTGAGCGTGGCGCGAATAGCCGCCAGGTCAGCAGATTAATCGATGAACTGCGATTGCAGGGGAACCTGCTCGAGGGAGTCGATATCAACCAATTAGGCGGAATCTTACGGCTCGAATCCAATCATATGAATACCGAAATGCCGCCCCATTGGGAACGAGAAAAGGCTGACAACCGGATTCTCCAGGTTTGTAAAGGACTACTGGAGTCTGGCCACCAAACCATATTGGTTTCCCGTGACACCAATATGCGGGTTAAAGCGACCATATTAAGAATCCAGGCCGAGGACTTCCGCAACGATAAAGTCGCCAAAATTGATCAGCAATATACGGGTCGAGCGACGGTATATACCTCTAGTGAGGTAATTAACCAATTTCACAAAGATGAAGCTAACTGGCTGGCCCCAGAGAAGTTGTGCTCGTATGATGAGTCAGCCGGCCTCGTAACCGCCGCATCACTAGTGACCAATCAGTTTCTTGTCATTCGCTCGACTGACAACGACCGTCATACCGCCTTAGGGCGCTTTGATGGACAAAAGGTCATTCATTTGCGCTATCGAAACCGCAATCCGTTCGGAGTCACACCACGCAATGTCGGCCAGATCTTTATGCAAGAATGCCTGATGCTGAGCGCAGAAGAAGCACCGATGGTTATTATCAAAGGTCCTGCTGGCACGGCTAAGACCTTTTATTCGTTAGCTGTCGGTCTCTACAAATACATGGAGATCAGGCCTAGGGAGTATCATCATCTGCTGATTTGCCGCCCCCATGCTATGCTGGATGAAGGCATCGGATTCCTGCCAGGCAGCGAGGCGGAAAAACTCGAACCCTACATGCGTTCGATCAAAGACAACTTGTTTACGTTGATGTCAGGAAACTCCCTGGTTGAGGAAAAGGAAGTCGCTCAAGCAGAAGATACCGTCAACATGTTGTTTGAAAAGCGGATCATTCAGACAGAAGCACTTGCCTACCAGCGGGGCCGTTCGTTGCAGAAGTATTGGGTCATCTTTGATGAAATGCAAAACTCCACCCCCCGCCAGGCCAAAGCCGTTCTGACTCGTTCAGGACTGGGAACTAAGATTATTATGATGGGCGATCCTGCCCAGATCGACAATCCCTTGCTAGACAGCCAGTCAAATGGCCTAAGCTACGCCGGCGAGAAGATGATGGGTAGTAAGCTGTGTTTTCAAGTGACAATGCTGCCAGAAGAATGCGAACGCTCGCCACTGGCAGCAGAAGCGGCGATGCGGTTGTGA
- a CDS encoding NAD(P)-binding domain-containing protein — MRIGIIGIGRMGRVLAVKLAEVAELTLYDVNTDRLAKVAAATGAKVGASLEEAALGDAVILALPDREVIDCLKDFNQIRRSPITVINVATNVAQSVLEHTAAPHVHCISAKFISQAGEMAAGARPVIIVHDTPEELVPLATEIFSHVGDVLTGNSDVVTTINTVAAEKAIEAAVLIEESLRMKGFSNPAIAKSAVGQVAAGIVKAYATDNLGPFAREIVYSVKKKLHPGR; from the coding sequence ATGCGTATTGGTATCATAGGCATTGGACGAATGGGTCGGGTTTTAGCCGTAAAGCTGGCAGAAGTGGCTGAACTGACTCTTTATGATGTAAACACAGATCGGCTGGCAAAGGTCGCTGCCGCTACCGGCGCGAAGGTTGGCGCAAGTTTGGAAGAAGCAGCATTGGGTGACGCAGTTATTCTTGCCTTGCCTGATCGGGAAGTGATTGATTGTCTAAAGGATTTTAACCAAATTCGCCGCAGCCCAATTACCGTGATTAATGTGGCGACAAATGTAGCACAGTCGGTTCTTGAACATACGGCAGCGCCGCATGTCCACTGTATTAGCGCCAAATTTATCAGTCAAGCAGGCGAGATGGCTGCAGGCGCGCGACCGGTCATCATTGTCCATGATACTCCAGAAGAGCTGGTGCCTCTGGCCACAGAAATCTTTTCCCATGTCGGCGATGTGCTGACAGGAAATTCAGACGTGGTCACCACGATTAATACCGTTGCCGCCGAAAAGGCAATTGAAGCCGCTGTTCTGATTGAGGAGAGCCTGCGCATGAAAGGCTTTTCTAACCCTGCCATCGCCAAAAGCGCCGTCGGTCAAGTTGCAGCAGGCATCGTCAAAGCGTATGCCACGGATAATCTGGGGCCGTTTGCACGTGAAATCGTATACTCTGTGAAAAAGAAACTCCACCCTGGACGCTGA
- a CDS encoding pyridoxamine kinase, with translation MIPKMPRVAAVHDLSCVGRCSLTVIMPILSCMGIQVCPLPTAVLSTHLGGFSDVAFCDFTDHMPQFFVQWQKEKIDFDCIYTGFLASEPQIDVVSGFIDAFSHNKPLVLVDPVMGDHGKLYSVYTPTMQEQMKKLIQKADVITPNYTEASFLLGEPYCEQIDDVAQLRSWLVRLAGFGPSRVVITGVQTNGEILNIGYERASDSFCEVANEFIPVRYPGTGDIFASVLAGSLLRGYGLPQAMRQAVDFVSLCIQATFQAQTPVREGVLLEAVLPKLCLNEAR, from the coding sequence ATGATCCCGAAGATGCCAAGAGTAGCGGCGGTGCATGATCTATCTTGTGTCGGACGCTGCTCATTAACCGTTATTATGCCGATTCTTTCCTGTATGGGAATCCAGGTATGCCCACTGCCGACTGCTGTGCTGAGCACACATTTGGGCGGCTTTTCTGATGTTGCCTTTTGCGACTTTACCGATCATATGCCCCAATTTTTCGTCCAATGGCAAAAAGAAAAGATTGACTTTGACTGTATATATACCGGCTTTCTTGCTTCTGAGCCTCAGATTGATGTCGTTTCCGGCTTTATTGATGCATTTTCCCATAATAAACCGCTGGTTCTGGTTGACCCTGTTATGGGCGATCATGGCAAGCTGTATTCTGTTTATACGCCAACTATGCAAGAACAGATGAAGAAGCTGATTCAGAAGGCTGATGTTATTACTCCGAATTATACAGAAGCCTCTTTCCTGCTGGGAGAACCTTACTGTGAACAGATTGACGATGTTGCTCAACTGCGGAGTTGGCTGGTCCGGTTGGCTGGATTTGGTCCGTCGCGAGTTGTCATAACCGGCGTGCAGACAAACGGCGAGATCCTGAACATCGGTTATGAACGTGCGAGTGACAGCTTTTGTGAAGTTGCTAATGAGTTTATTCCTGTCAGATATCCAGGAACTGGCGACATCTTTGCCAGTGTGCTGGCTGGATCACTATTGAGAGGATACGGTTTGCCGCAAGCCATGCGGCAGGCAGTAGACTTTGTATCACTTTGTATTCAGGCTACATTTCAGGCACAGACTCCTGTCAGAGAAGGCGTTTTGCTGGAAGCCGTGTTGCCAAAACTTTGCCTAAACGAGGCACGTTAA
- a CDS encoding ECF transporter S component encodes MENKRQFNIRDIVTIGVLAAMCTIATSIKVPFGVGAMVHLGTGFVFTTGIVFGGLYAGLAAAIGSAFFDLLMGFSPYTLWSFVIKGIAGLIVGVIAKGFWPEAKPDRWLVRAVVGCTAAAAWTLGGYIVAWSQVTGSMAVALSNIPSSLMTSTAGFLVAMVLAPKLRKVIPGR; translated from the coding sequence ATGGAAAATAAACGTCAGTTTAATATCCGGGATATAGTGACAATTGGGGTGTTGGCGGCAATGTGTACGATTGCCACGTCGATTAAAGTACCGTTTGGCGTTGGCGCGATGGTGCATTTGGGGACCGGCTTTGTATTCACCACCGGCATTGTCTTTGGTGGGCTGTACGCTGGGCTGGCGGCTGCCATTGGTTCTGCTTTCTTTGACCTCTTGATGGGTTTTTCTCCGTACACGCTATGGTCTTTTGTCATCAAAGGAATTGCAGGCTTGATTGTCGGGGTAATTGCCAAGGGCTTTTGGCCTGAGGCTAAGCCTGACCGCTGGCTAGTTCGGGCGGTCGTTGGCTGCACCGCAGCCGCGGCCTGGACCTTAGGCGGTTACATCGTGGCTTGGTCGCAGGTAACAGGCAGTATGGCTGTTGCCCTGTCGAATATTCCTAGTTCGCTGATGACGTCAACGGCTGGGTTTTTGGTGGCGATGGTACTAGCCCCCAAACTCCGCAAAGTTATCCCTGGGCGCTGA
- the kdpF gene encoding K(+)-transporting ATPase subunit F, with protein MTELLIAGAITVFLLIYLIYALMKPEEF; from the coding sequence ATGACTGAATTATTGATAGCCGGAGCTATTACAGTCTTTCTGTTAATTTATTTAATTTATGCGTTAATGAAACCGGAGGAATTTTAA